Proteins encoded within one genomic window of Pararhizobium capsulatum DSM 1112:
- a CDS encoding type II toxin-antitoxin system YhaV family toxin, which produces MPVINGWTVHAHPLLLDQLEKLTASVDALKLKELEGYQDSANAKLLAALLELMFEKIPQDPTSTSYVQGKTLGTNRRHWFRAKFGAARFRLFFRYSSRAKVIIFAWVNDENSLRTYGSKSDAYAVFKDMLNSGNPPDDWEKLLKGASDDKAEKRLNSAHKSVSKNRD; this is translated from the coding sequence ATGCCTGTCATCAACGGCTGGACTGTACATGCTCACCCACTTCTGCTCGACCAGTTGGAAAAACTAACTGCATCGGTCGATGCGCTGAAGCTCAAGGAACTTGAGGGTTACCAGGACAGCGCCAACGCCAAACTGCTGGCCGCGCTTCTGGAATTGATGTTTGAAAAGATTCCCCAAGACCCGACTTCGACATCCTATGTTCAAGGCAAGACACTCGGAACCAATCGACGGCATTGGTTTCGAGCGAAATTTGGCGCGGCGCGATTTCGCCTTTTCTTCCGCTATAGCAGTCGAGCTAAGGTGATCATTTTCGCATGGGTGAATGACGAAAACAGTTTGAGAACTTACGGATCGAAGTCAGATGCATATGCAGTGTTTAAGGATATGCTGAATAGCGGCAACCCTCCGGATGACTGGGAGAAACTATTGAAGGGGGCATCGGACGACAAGGCCGAAAAGCGCTTAAACAGCGCTCACAAATCCGTGTCGAAAAATCGGGATTGA
- a CDS encoding type II toxin-antitoxin system PrlF family antitoxin, giving the protein MPALLKKIGTITEKGQVTVPKAVREALGLGYGGRVAFYVDENRHVSIEKELDEADDDPVIDSFLSFLADDMEKHPERVQEFPKALVDRMVELTKGMHFNLEDPIAGDVNI; this is encoded by the coding sequence ATGCCTGCCCTGTTGAAAAAGATAGGCACGATCACCGAGAAAGGCCAAGTGACCGTTCCCAAGGCGGTGCGCGAAGCACTTGGCCTTGGTTATGGTGGACGAGTTGCGTTCTATGTCGATGAGAACAGACATGTCTCCATCGAGAAGGAATTGGACGAAGCTGATGACGACCCTGTGATTGATAGCTTCTTGAGCTTCCTCGCTGACGATATGGAGAAGCATCCAGAACGTGTCCAGGAGTTTCCGAAGGCATTGGTCGACCGAATGGTTGAACTGACCAAGGGGATGCATTTCAATCTGGAAGACCCCATCGCGGGCGATGTGAATATCTGA
- the ligD gene encoding non-homologous end-joining DNA ligase, with amino-acid sequence MTKPPHPPRSKPLLRDDGGPLQSRTINKRNPAQPRLPFDPLPSRIEPALASLKQTPPAAGNWGWEVKWDGYRLAIHVSAAGVQILTRGGYNWVDRFPAIEKAARDLGPTSMILDGEGVVLDEQGRSDFNALQTSLGAVGRRSGNKTAGNAIFYAFDLLYLDGHDLRGLEYSERRHLLDDTLRGFDGAIRISEEIEADPAALLEHACRLGLEGIVGKNRDSRYRSGRTGDWVKLKCVQSEPFFIVGYEPSKAAPGGFGSLLLAAYKGDDLVYVGSVGTGFKERVALDLRAIFDKLAWTRKAPPMAYDGKRAVVWVQPTLIAEIEFRQWTPDNKLRHSAFKGLREQEDNASVYRMEH; translated from the coding sequence ATGACAAAGCCGCCTCACCCCCCTCGATCAAAGCCGTTGCTCCGCGACGACGGCGGGCCGTTGCAAAGTCGGACGATCAATAAGCGGAATCCAGCGCAACCACGATTGCCGTTCGATCCCTTGCCGTCGCGGATCGAACCTGCGCTTGCCTCCCTGAAACAAACGCCGCCGGCGGCGGGCAATTGGGGCTGGGAAGTAAAATGGGACGGCTATCGTTTGGCAATCCACGTCAGCGCCGCGGGCGTCCAAATCCTAACGCGAGGCGGCTATAATTGGGTCGATAGATTTCCAGCAATAGAGAAAGCCGCCCGCGATCTCGGGCCAACATCGATGATCCTAGACGGCGAGGGTGTCGTTCTCGATGAACAAGGACGGTCGGATTTCAACGCCCTCCAGACCTCCCTCGGGGCCGTCGGCCGACGTAGCGGCAACAAGACGGCTGGCAACGCGATCTTCTACGCGTTCGATCTTCTGTATCTCGATGGCCACGATCTGCGCGGCCTCGAATACAGCGAACGGCGGCATCTGCTTGATGATACCTTGCGAGGGTTCGACGGTGCCATTCGCATTTCGGAAGAAATCGAGGCTGATCCCGCCGCCCTCCTTGAACATGCCTGCCGCCTCGGGCTTGAGGGCATTGTCGGCAAGAACCGCGATAGCCGTTATAGAAGCGGCCGAACTGGCGATTGGGTAAAACTGAAATGCGTCCAATCGGAACCGTTCTTCATCGTCGGTTATGAACCGTCCAAGGCGGCACCTGGCGGCTTCGGTTCGCTTCTCCTAGCCGCCTATAAAGGCGACGATCTCGTCTATGTCGGGTCGGTCGGCACTGGTTTTAAAGAGCGTGTCGCCCTCGATCTCCGTGCTATATTCGACAAGCTGGCATGGACGCGGAAAGCACCGCCTATGGCATACGACGGCAAGCGGGCGGTGGTATGGGTCCAACCAACGTTGATTGCAGAAATCGAGTTTCGGCAATGGACACCTGACAACAAACTTCGCCATTCCGCTTTCAAGGGACTGCGGGAACAGGAAGACAACGCCAGCGTTTACCGAATGGAACATTGA
- a CDS encoding metallophosphoesterase yields the protein MKIWIVSDLHLEFGEPFNVEPPSDADVMVCAGDVLIKGVLPSLAWLTKRMALKIPIVFVAGNHEFYGASLQESLRDAKMASYPDLHFLENEGVEIDGVFFVGGTLWSDFRLFGHDPQVAMSYAQSGMNDFKKIKLSKDPFSKFRPLHAYRKHVETRDFIAAELRKRGGQKSVVVTHHTPSPRSIAAMFRHDPLSACYASDLEDLIRQTGPTLWVHGHVHHRADYTIADTRIVSNPRGYPGENTGFEPALVVEI from the coding sequence ATGAAAATCTGGATCGTTTCTGACCTTCACCTAGAATTTGGTGAGCCTTTCAACGTTGAGCCGCCATCAGACGCGGACGTTATGGTCTGCGCCGGCGACGTGCTGATAAAAGGTGTACTTCCAAGCCTGGCGTGGCTGACCAAAAGAATGGCTCTCAAGATACCGATCGTCTTCGTGGCGGGAAACCACGAGTTCTATGGCGCGTCGTTGCAGGAAAGCCTGCGCGACGCCAAGATGGCAAGCTACCCCGATCTTCATTTCCTGGAAAATGAAGGCGTGGAGATCGATGGTGTGTTTTTTGTGGGCGGCACGCTGTGGTCCGATTTCCGGCTTTTCGGACACGATCCACAGGTCGCAATGTCATATGCCCAAAGCGGAATGAACGACTTCAAAAAGATCAAGTTGTCCAAAGACCCGTTTTCCAAGTTCAGGCCGTTGCATGCCTACAGAAAACACGTCGAGACGAGGGACTTCATCGCTGCCGAACTCCGCAAGCGCGGTGGCCAGAAGAGTGTGGTCGTCACTCACCATACGCCGTCTCCGCGTTCGATTGCGGCCATGTTTCGCCATGACCCGCTCTCGGCCTGCTATGCCTCTGATCTCGAAGACCTCATTCGCCAGACCGGGCCTACGCTCTGGGTGCATGGTCATGTGCATCATCGCGCCGACTACACCATTGCCGACACGCGTATCGTATCCAATCCCCGTGGATATCCCGGAGAAAATACTGGCTTCGAGCCCGCGCTCGTTGTGGAAATTTAG
- a CDS encoding AAA family ATPase yields the protein MPTAEGLVKPKPVGLTLSDLHGYGELMEWGHELANDLANYKAGLVPWSDVHAGVLISGPPGVGKTIFARALANTCDVPLVYGSVSKWLEAGHLDDAIKATRASFNEAKINAPAILFIDEIDTIGSRGGRDRHDVYFGFIIATLLELLGGFEPRQGVVVVGACNFPNQLDSAIRRAGRLDRHIEVGFPDAKARQSILTFHSGITLDVGEVEQFDLATDGLSGADIELLVKDAKRSARRQSEKVSGRHIISKLRPMSALPDEYIRALAVHEAGHAIVGFELGHGNVTGMKISSYRINAENRVLGYVEYEHAGAQRKTRTHYENAIAVCLGGIAAEIEVFGSFGDGGRDQVVLT from the coding sequence ATGCCGACTGCCGAAGGGCTCGTTAAGCCCAAGCCCGTCGGCCTGACATTGTCTGACTTGCACGGTTATGGGGAGCTCATGGAGTGGGGCCATGAACTCGCGAACGACCTAGCGAACTATAAAGCCGGACTAGTTCCTTGGAGCGATGTCCACGCCGGGGTCTTGATTTCGGGGCCGCCCGGGGTCGGAAAAACCATTTTCGCGCGTGCACTCGCCAATACCTGCGACGTACCGCTTGTGTACGGTTCGGTATCAAAGTGGCTGGAGGCCGGCCACCTCGACGATGCCATCAAGGCGACGCGAGCGTCGTTCAACGAAGCGAAGATTAATGCGCCCGCCATACTATTTATCGACGAGATAGACACCATTGGCTCTCGGGGTGGAAGGGACCGGCACGACGTTTATTTCGGGTTTATCATCGCAACACTTTTGGAACTGCTGGGCGGATTTGAGCCCCGACAAGGTGTTGTGGTGGTCGGCGCTTGCAATTTTCCGAACCAGCTGGATAGCGCGATCAGGAGGGCGGGGCGGCTTGACCGACACATCGAGGTCGGATTTCCAGACGCCAAGGCTCGTCAATCGATCCTGACGTTTCATAGCGGCATCACGCTCGATGTCGGTGAGGTTGAGCAATTTGATCTCGCGACGGACGGTTTGTCCGGAGCCGATATCGAGCTACTGGTCAAGGACGCGAAACGTTCTGCCCGGCGTCAATCGGAAAAAGTCAGCGGTCGACACATAATCAGCAAGCTTCGTCCCATGTCTGCGTTACCGGACGAATATATCCGCGCTTTGGCAGTCCACGAAGCGGGCCACGCAATTGTGGGTTTCGAGCTAGGGCACGGCAACGTCACCGGCATGAAAATCTCGAGCTATCGAATCAACGCCGAAAATCGCGTGCTCGGTTACGTTGAATACGAGCACGCAGGAGCGCAACGAAAGACGCGAACGCACTACGAGAACGCTATTGCGGTCTGCTTGGGGGGTATCGCCGCAGAAATCGAGGTCTTTGGTTCGTTTGGAGACGGCGGGCGGGATCAAGTAGTGCTGACCTAA
- a CDS encoding helix-turn-helix domain-containing protein yields MATLLTGDLIRAARGLIGLSQSALAKKAGITQKALSEFELGRKPITAKASEKLRRVFEEEQVQFIAANIAESHIAGAGVRWKIAHPYTDIKVI; encoded by the coding sequence ATGGCTACTTTGTTGACTGGGGATTTGATACGCGCTGCAAGAGGCCTGATAGGGCTCAGCCAAAGCGCGTTGGCCAAAAAAGCTGGAATTACTCAAAAGGCGTTGAGTGAGTTTGAACTCGGGAGAAAGCCCATCACGGCGAAAGCCAGCGAAAAGCTGCGCCGCGTTTTCGAGGAAGAGCAGGTCCAGTTCATTGCGGCAAATATTGCGGAAAGCCACATCGCTGGAGCGGGCGTGCGATGGAAAATTGCTCATCCCTACACAGACATAAAAGTAATCTGA
- a CDS encoding amino acid--tRNA ligase-related protein yields the protein MSLIDRGNLIKLYSSGLAATRSWMDHFGAIEVHPPTLERSGENDGDRASINAELSGTKLKLSQGNLDCLIASSALVGKVYSTMRVFRPEEGRNRLLEFTYVSLVFPGDEHRAKKLFQDLISFVWRNWEASAGIGKVLDFAHFDFATACEASEIPADRDLSSADQLRLVEANGNRAVILTNKPKSTEPFRYEFVSDETSSSLFEVILPFSGEVGTGSRLELDQERLISSYKSSAFASDPGVEEIIRNLDFSLKKISSPSALIGFSYERLLQSFLGLENIVDAVPYPLNLQSSKIGGLYPFSKSMP from the coding sequence ATGAGCCTTATTGATAGAGGTAATTTGATCAAGCTTTATTCTTCGGGGCTCGCGGCTACTAGATCGTGGATGGACCACTTCGGGGCAATAGAAGTACACCCCCCAACACTGGAAAGGTCTGGAGAAAATGACGGTGATAGAGCTTCCATAAATGCGGAATTGTCCGGAACTAAACTTAAGCTTTCTCAAGGTAACTTGGATTGTCTAATAGCCTCGTCCGCTTTGGTCGGAAAAGTATATAGTACAATGCGCGTTTTTAGGCCGGAAGAGGGACGAAATAGGCTTCTTGAATTTACTTACGTATCCCTTGTATTTCCGGGGGATGAACATCGAGCGAAGAAGCTTTTTCAGGACTTGATTTCCTTCGTATGGCGAAATTGGGAGGCTTCTGCTGGTATAGGTAAAGTTCTCGATTTTGCACATTTCGATTTTGCGACAGCGTGCGAAGCAAGCGAAATTCCCGCTGATCGTGATCTCAGTAGTGCTGACCAGCTACGCCTGGTTGAAGCGAACGGAAACAGGGCTGTGATCCTGACCAATAAGCCCAAGTCAACAGAGCCGTTTCGCTACGAGTTTGTCAGTGACGAGACCTCATCGTCGCTCTTCGAAGTGATCCTTCCTTTCTCGGGAGAAGTAGGGACCGGGAGTAGATTGGAACTCGATCAAGAACGCTTAATCAGCTCTTATAAGTCATCGGCATTCGCATCTGACCCTGGTGTTGAAGAAATTATCCGCAACCTGGATTTTAGCTTGAAGAAAATTTCTTCTCCCTCTGCATTGATCGGTTTTAGCTACGAGCGTCTTTTGCAGAGTTTCCTTGGCCTAGAAAACATTGTTGATGCCGTGCCCTATCCGCTTAATTTGCAGAGCAGTAAAATTGGCGGTCTGTACCCTTTTTCGAAATCAATGCCGTAG
- a CDS encoding recombinase family protein — MKSAIAYVRVSTQAQGKSGLGLEAQRANIERFAEAEGLVVTDWFQEVETGKGFDALDRRPVLSEALRIARKTKVPVIVAKLDRLSRDVAFIAGLMAQRVPFIVTELGADADPFMLHLYAALAEKERALISKRTREALQAKKKAGAALGNRTNLTQAQLFGAARNAMIADAFAANILPVVKQLQDQGVVTFRALAEVLNQRGIKTARGGGWAAMTVKRALDRPNAVVYAENAADTAPRTTVDS; from the coding sequence ATGAAGTCAGCCATCGCATACGTCCGCGTTTCTACCCAGGCCCAAGGCAAAAGTGGACTGGGTCTTGAAGCCCAGCGTGCCAACATTGAGCGGTTTGCAGAAGCGGAAGGTCTTGTCGTCACAGACTGGTTCCAGGAAGTGGAGACGGGCAAGGGGTTTGATGCACTTGACCGTCGTCCAGTCCTCTCCGAAGCCCTTCGGATCGCCCGGAAGACAAAGGTCCCTGTTATTGTAGCCAAGCTCGACAGGCTTTCACGCGACGTAGCTTTTATCGCCGGGCTCATGGCGCAACGCGTTCCGTTCATCGTGACCGAACTAGGTGCAGACGCCGATCCCTTTATGCTGCATCTCTATGCTGCGCTGGCTGAAAAGGAACGAGCGCTCATCTCAAAGCGTACCCGGGAAGCGCTCCAGGCAAAAAAGAAAGCCGGTGCTGCTCTCGGCAATCGAACTAATCTTACGCAAGCCCAGTTGTTTGGCGCGGCGCGGAACGCAATGATTGCCGACGCATTCGCCGCCAATATCCTGCCGGTGGTAAAGCAGTTGCAGGATCAGGGCGTGGTAACGTTCCGCGCCTTGGCCGAAGTTCTCAACCAGCGCGGCATAAAAACTGCTCGTGGTGGGGGATGGGCTGCTATGACAGTAAAGCGTGCCTTAGATCGCCCAAACGCTGTCGTTTATGCGGAAAACGCTGCCGATACGGCCCCGCGCACCACCGTAGATTCCTAG